The Phalacrocorax carbo chromosome 28, bPhaCar2.1, whole genome shotgun sequence genome has a window encoding:
- the LOC135318068 gene encoding feather beta keratin — protein sequence MSCYDLCRPCGPTPLANSCNEPCVRQCQDSRVVIEPSPVVVTLPGPILSSFPQNTVVGSTTSAAVGSILSAEGVPISSGGFNFSGLGGRYYGRRCLPC from the coding sequence ATGTCCTGCTACGATCTGTGCCGTCCCTGTGGGCCAACCCCGCTTGCCaacagctgcaacgagccctgtgtcaggcagtgccaggactcCCGGGTGGTGATCGAACCGTCTcccgtggtggtgaccctgcccggacccatcctcagctccttcccccagaaCACCGTTGTGGGATCCACCACCTCCGCTGCCGTTGGCAGCATCCTGAGCGCTGAGggagtgcccatctcctccgggGGCTTTAACTTCTCCGGCCTTGGTGGCCGCTACTACGGCAGAAGGTGCCTGCCCTGCTAA